A region of the Candidatus Schekmanbacteria bacterium genome:
CCAACCGTTGCGCCTGTGCCTGCACCAACACTCCCTCTTTCAGGAATCTCCTCTTTAGCATTTTCACATGCAGTATAACCGTCTCTTTCATTTGGCCTTGCTTTAAAATCTCCAATGGCAAGGTCAAAAATAATCGCTGAAGGTACTATAGGTACCTTTACAATTCCCGCATCAAATCCTTTGCCTCTTTCTTCAAGGTATCTCATCACACCGGAAGAAGCATCAAGACCAAAGGCGCTTCCACCAGAAATACAAATTCCATCAATCTTTTCAACGATGTGGTTTTCTTCAAGTGGTGTGAGCTCTTTCGTCCCTGCTGCATTTCCCAACAATGAATAGGAACAAACCGCTTTATCATCAAAAAGAAAAACCGTACATCCTGTCACACCTTTTAGATCAGTATAATGGCCAATTCTTACACCTCTCAAATTACTGCTCCTCATTAATTCATTCAAAAAATAAAAAGGCGAACATTCCGAAATGTCCGCCTTCAACACACAGATTTTTCAAACCCTAAGGTTTATTGACAACTTCAACATCATCTATGAGCCATCCTCTAAATCCATTGAACAGGTTATCTACTGTATCAAATGCGAAAACTATCCTTATATATTCACCCTTATATGCTGAAAGATCCAATTGATAACGATACCAAATAGGAGGTTTGTTGAAACCAGACGATGTATAGGGCTTGTCTTCACGATTCATTTCAACAACTGGATCAGCATAGGGGTTTAGAAGAAGTATTTCGTCACCTGAAAGAGGATCAAATAAACTTCCACTATGTGCAATAAGAACGCGCATCCTATCATAGCCCATTTGATTCGGATTTACGCCCTCGATTTCAAACCACGATTTAAAGCGCAACTCTGGATTGGATGTTGGAGGAATATAGAAATATGGAGAATAAATCGCTCCACCGTGAAATAACGATTCAGATATTCCTCCGCTATTTGGATAATCATCTGCCTGTTGCTTACCCATATAATTTCCTGTTGCAGGGTCGCCGAACCAAAGTACATAATTACCGCTTGGTGGAGATGGTAAAGCACCTCCAGATGTATCGCCCGGCGGCAATGTTACATAAGTGGGCACGGCACTATTCACAATTGAAGAAGGATTGTTGATTCTCGACCAACTAATAGTATCTGTTGGGACAGTATCGCTAACAACTGTAACCCATGATTGGTCGGTTTCAAAATCATCGGAAAATATTATTGATCCTAACACTTCTGGAACGAGTGAAAAATCTACATTCGATGTATTCGCATTTGGCATTACTGTAATTCCCGTTTGAATTGACGTTTCATAAGAGTCAGCATAGGCTGTAACAGTAAAGACAGGGATGGGATTGCCTAATGTGTCAGTCACTGGTATTGCATCGATAAAATAAAATCCCTTTGAATCGGTTTGATCCGTTGCAAAAACACCATTCGTTTGAGGACCACCGCTGATTGATACAACTGCCCCGGGAATTGGGTTACCGCCTTCGTCTGTCACTTTACCAGAAACACTCCCCACTACAACAGTTTGCGAAATTGGAGAAAGGGAAGGATTTATTTGAATCGTTGAAGTAATATAATCTACAAAGAAGGATGATGTATAACTCTGGTATCCTGACTTATCAACTTGTAAAATGTATTCACCAACAGGCAATCCAAAGGCATAATTGCCATCTGTATTTGAAGTAACAGTTGCAGTAAAAGGCGATAAATCTGTTATCTCTGACACTGAAAGGGTTGCCCCAGATATACTTTGTTGAGTCTGAACATCGATTACCTTACCAAAAAGATTTGCAAGACTGACTTCCACCGAACCTTTCAGTGTACTGTCTTCTGATGAAACTGCTTCAACTTCAGCTTTGCCATCCGGGGGAATATCTGAAGGAGCTGTATAAAGTCCATTCGATGTAATCGTGCCAAAGCTGTTTCCACCTTTGACACTCCAAACTACAGATTGATTATCAAGACCTGTTACATATGCTTTAAATTGCTCAGTCTCCTCTTGAGGAACAAAAGGATTACTTGGGCTGACAAAGATCTCCTTAGGAATCGGGAAATTAATCTTATTTGAAGTAAGTTCCGCCGTTACAGCCAAAGGAGTATATAGAGAAGGTGAAATATTTGTTGATAAATAAACCTCTATCGTCCCTTCTTTTGCAAGCAAATTGGCTGGCACAAGAGCATGTATAGTCGTATCATTTATATACTCAGTAGTTACTGCCTGTCCACCCACAGACGCCACAAGGCTGGAAGTAAAATTGACTCCCTTGATTTCCATATTGATGTAATCATTACCGCCTTCATTAATAA
Encoded here:
- a CDS encoding peptidase S58 family protein; translation: MRSSNLRGVRIGHYTDLKGVTGCTVFLFDDKAVCSYSLLGNAAGTKELTPLEENHIVEKIDGICISGGSAFGLDASSGVMRYLEERGKGFDAGIVKVPIVPSAIIFDLAIGDFKARPNERDGYTACENAKEEIPERGSVGAGTGATVG